The following proteins come from a genomic window of Flavobacterium crocinum:
- a CDS encoding UvrD-helicase domain-containing protein: MQSPSFSIYDASAGSGKTYTLVKEYLKIILSSPKNDAYRNILAITFTNKAVHEMKSRIVGNLSEFAKDDPSSKAVDLMEDLSRETGLSIIKLKTKSQQIIKHLIHNYAAFDISTIDKFTHKVIRAFAHDLNLPMTFEVTLDTENLLVEAVDAIIAQAGEDETLTKLLIDFTMEKTDDDKSWDVSREILDTGRLVLNENNRNEILHFQDKTIEEFVEIKKKMQTLCKELEDINAGLAVKAVELIDKNGIDPKSFSRGTFPNHLDSIRDGKFNPKNKTFHEFEDIAINKTAKDRGLIENIIPELLQILKEVYQNFEKRDFYKAFLKNITPLSLLNTVSNELSKIQSEQNILSISEFNAIIHREIQNQPAPFIYERLGERYRHFFIDEFQDTSEMQWQNLIPLIDNSLSGLDDFGNKGTLMIVGDPKQSIYRWRGGKAEQFIELSKDINPFNNPDKQIKHLNTNYRSYSEVIEFNNAFFKLISAEFSNEDYKDLYENHSFQNTNSKKGGYVNISFLPIVEKNEFADEEETVEKSDLYVLATLNTIQEVLKQGFEYKDIVILTRKRGQGIAVANYLTEQGIPLLSSETLMIQNASEVQLIVHLLRYLSNSADLESKANFLHFLVSTKDLPMPVHDFIAMGMSHKVEKEFEEWLLTFDVSFSFKDVRKKSLYEAVEIIISKFILPSEGNAYVQFFLDIVLERDIRNQSGIADFLVFWDKNSEKFSIPSPEGNNAVRIMTIHKSKGLEFPVVIMPFADEDYNRKPKDKLWLDTEEVDLGVPKALVDNSSIVESFGESASAVFNLKKQEELLDNINVLYVALTRAEEHLYVISQSLEARKDGEYPNNMASFFIKFLIHEGVYDEEKLSYEFGNKIRLSKASKTVDLVKSIPIVKEVLNPKSIKIAQREALMWGTHQQEAISYGNVVHEILAFVKDKSDIDLAVTKSLENGLITYDQVEQVLKTLNEIVNHPELTVCFDGTHTILNEQTIVQKQGRILKPDRVVFLENKEAFLLDYKTGAVNAKYQQQIQEYQDAIEDLGYKVLKKALVYIGSEIEVVNL; this comes from the coding sequence ATGCAAAGTCCGTCTTTCTCTATTTATGATGCTTCTGCAGGATCTGGAAAGACTTATACATTGGTTAAAGAATATTTAAAGATTATTCTTTCTTCTCCAAAAAATGATGCATATCGAAATATTTTAGCAATTACTTTTACCAACAAGGCTGTTCACGAAATGAAGAGTCGTATTGTTGGGAATTTATCTGAATTTGCAAAAGACGATCCGTCTTCAAAAGCGGTTGATTTAATGGAGGATTTGTCCCGGGAAACAGGGCTTTCGATAATTAAACTTAAAACTAAATCACAGCAGATTATAAAGCACTTAATTCATAATTATGCGGCTTTTGATATTTCCACTATTGATAAATTCACACATAAAGTTATTCGTGCTTTTGCACATGACTTAAATCTTCCAATGACTTTTGAAGTTACTCTGGATACGGAGAATTTATTAGTCGAAGCGGTTGATGCTATTATTGCACAAGCAGGAGAGGATGAAACGCTGACCAAATTGCTTATCGATTTTACAATGGAAAAAACCGATGACGATAAAAGCTGGGATGTTTCGCGTGAAATTCTGGATACCGGAAGATTGGTTTTAAATGAAAATAATCGAAACGAAATTCTGCATTTTCAGGATAAAACGATTGAAGAGTTTGTTGAGATCAAAAAGAAAATGCAGACGCTCTGTAAAGAGTTGGAAGATATAAATGCCGGATTGGCTGTTAAAGCAGTTGAGTTAATTGATAAAAACGGAATAGATCCGAAATCATTTTCCAGAGGGACTTTTCCAAATCATTTAGATAGTATCCGCGACGGGAAATTTAATCCTAAGAATAAAACTTTTCATGAGTTTGAAGATATTGCCATTAACAAAACGGCTAAAGACCGGGGGTTAATCGAAAATATTATTCCCGAGTTGCTTCAGATTTTAAAAGAGGTTTATCAAAACTTTGAGAAAAGGGATTTTTATAAGGCCTTCTTGAAAAATATCACACCGCTTTCATTGCTAAATACAGTTAGTAATGAGTTGTCGAAAATTCAGTCGGAACAAAATATTTTATCTATTTCTGAATTTAATGCAATCATTCACCGTGAAATACAGAATCAGCCGGCGCCTTTTATTTATGAGCGTTTAGGAGAGCGTTATCGTCATTTTTTTATTGACGAGTTTCAGGATACTTCCGAAATGCAGTGGCAGAATTTAATTCCGTTAATAGATAACTCGCTTTCGGGTTTAGATGATTTTGGGAATAAAGGAACGCTGATGATTGTTGGCGATCCTAAACAATCTATTTATCGCTGGCGCGGAGGAAAAGCAGAGCAGTTTATTGAATTGAGTAAAGATATAAACCCGTTCAATAATCCGGATAAGCAGATTAAGCATTTAAATACAAATTACCGCAGTTATAGCGAAGTGATTGAATTTAACAATGCTTTTTTTAAACTCATTTCTGCTGAGTTTTCGAATGAAGATTATAAAGACTTGTATGAGAATCATAGTTTTCAAAATACAAACTCAAAAAAAGGTGGTTATGTCAACATTTCTTTTCTTCCAATTGTAGAAAAAAATGAATTTGCAGACGAAGAAGAAACGGTTGAAAAATCAGATTTATATGTTCTGGCTACTTTAAATACAATTCAGGAAGTTTTAAAACAAGGATTTGAATATAAAGACATTGTGATTTTAACTCGTAAAAGAGGTCAGGGAATTGCAGTTGCCAATTATTTAACAGAGCAGGGAATTCCTCTTTTGTCTTCGGAAACTTTAATGATTCAGAATGCTTCCGAAGTTCAGTTGATTGTTCATCTGCTTCGTTATTTGAGCAACAGTGCTGATTTGGAATCGAAGGCGAATTTCCTTCACTTTTTAGTTTCAACCAAAGATTTGCCAATGCCGGTTCATGATTTTATTGCAATGGGAATGAGTCATAAGGTTGAAAAGGAGTTTGAAGAATGGCTCTTGACTTTTGATGTTTCGTTTTCTTTTAAAGATGTTCGAAAAAAATCTTTGTATGAAGCGGTTGAGATTATAATTTCTAAATTCATTTTGCCATCTGAAGGGAATGCTTATGTTCAGTTTTTCTTGGATATAGTTTTAGAAAGAGATATCAGAAATCAATCAGGTATAGCCGACTTCCTGGTGTTTTGGGATAAGAATTCGGAGAAATTTAGTATTCCTTCTCCCGAGGGAAATAATGCGGTCCGAATAATGACTATACACAAATCGAAAGGTTTGGAGTTTCCGGTTGTAATCATGCCATTTGCTGATGAAGATTATAATCGAAAACCAAAAGACAAATTGTGGCTCGATACAGAAGAAGTTGATTTGGGAGTGCCAAAAGCGCTTGTAGATAACAGTAGTATTGTGGAGAGTTTTGGTGAAAGTGCATCAGCAGTTTTTAATTTGAAAAAACAAGAGGAACTGCTGGATAATATAAATGTTCTTTATGTGGCGCTGACTCGTGCCGAAGAGCATTTATATGTGATTTCGCAGTCTTTAGAAGCAAGAAAAGATGGTGAGTATCCAAATAATATGGCTTCCTTTTTTATTAAATTTTTAATTCATGAAGGAGTTTATGATGAAGAAAAACTGAGCTATGAATTCGGGAATAAAATAAGACTTTCGAAAGCTTCAAAAACTGTTGATTTAGTAAAATCAATTCCGATTGTAAAAGAAGTTTTAAATCCGAAAAGTATAAAAATAGCGCAACGCGAAGCTTTAATGTGGGGGACGCATCAGCAGGAAGCGATATCTTATGGGAATGTTGTGCATGAAATTTTGGCTTTTGTGAAAGATAAATCCGATATCGATCTGGCAGTAACAAAATCACTTGAAAATGGTCTGATTACTTATGATCAGGTTGAGCAAGTCTTAAAAACTTTAAATGAAATTGTAAATCATCCTGAATTGACAGTTTGTTTTGATGGAACTCATACTATTTTAAATGAGCAAACTATTGTTCAGAAACAAGGAAGAATATTAAAACCGGATAGAGTTGTTTTTTTAGAAAACAAAGAAGCTTTTTTACTGGATTATAAAACCGGAGCTGTTAATGCTAAATATCAACAGCAAATCCAAGAATATCAAGATGCAATTGAAGACTTAGGATACAAAGTGTTAAAAAAGGCATTGGTGTATATCGGTTCGGAAATTGAAGTGGTAAATTTGTGA